One window of the Yamadazyma tenuis chromosome 6, complete sequence genome contains the following:
- the PLB1 gene encoding Lysophospholipase 1 (EggNog:ENOG503NUWK; COG:G): protein MNKDYPLGGANNCKSPSLISFYNYFECKPMNPLFILVWLAFVWAESPTGGYAPGSIECPDKDLLRTADGLSSEESEWLESRNPITKERITEFLSDANLTDFDVDSFMNEVNDTIKIGIAFSGGGYRAMLNGAGQLLALDDRYDPSNEYGLGGILQSATYLVGLSGGNWLVGTVVLNNFSSVADIMNDDKIWDLEDSIINPDGWNVIKAAEYYTQIYSALDDKEDAGYDRSITDIWGRALSYQFFPDYEEAGVALCFSDIRNLSDFKSHNMPFPIVVADGRTPGSTIISGNSTIFEFNAFEVGSWDPSLYQFMDTKYLGTELKNGKPVDGTCVAGYDNAGFVIGTSSSLFNQFILQLSSANLPSLINGVIEKLLKSVSSDEDDIAIYEPNPFYKRDIGTISSISENETLFLVDGGEDLQNVPLQPLIQPVREVDVIFAYDNSADTDESWPNGTSLIYTYKRQFLDQGNGTLFPYVPDAASFRNLNLTSRPAFFGCDASNFSSLASEVGSSEQYPPLVVYTANRPMSYWSNTSTFKLSYELDEKLGVIQNGFEVATRGNLTLDEDFKTCIACAIIKRAQDRLNQEQTEQCKRCFETYCWDGAVDDDTPAINFTSTGTTDGSESLVSSSSSSESSDDDDDGGKKSLASSITMMSWMFYFGYSLLFSAFVLV, encoded by the exons ATGAACAAGGACTACCCGCTAGGTGGCGCCAATAACTGCAAGTCTCCTTCC CTTATTTCTTTCTACAACTATTTTGAGTGTAAGCCAATGAACCCATTATTCATTTTGGTTTGGTTGGCATTTGTGTGGGCTGAGTCCCCCACCGGTGGATATGCCCCTGGTTCGATAGAATGTCCTGACAAAGACCTTTTAAGAACGGCTGATGGACTTTCAAGCGAAGAATCCGAATGGTTGGAACTGAGAAaccccatcaccaaagagcGGATAACAGAGTTTTTGAGTGACGCCAACCTCACGGACTTTGATGTAGACTCCTTCATGAACGAGGTCAATGACACCATCAAGATTGGGATTGCCTTCAGTGGAGGAGGCTACCGGGCCATGTTAAACGGTGCTGGACAGTTGCTCGCTCTTGATGACAGATATGACCCTTCAAACGAGTATGGATTGGGCGGAATCCTTCAGTCGGCCACGTATTTGGTGGGACTTTCTGGTGGAAATTGGCTTGTGGGAACGGTagtgttgaacaacttctccaGTGTGGCCGACATCATGAATGATGATAAGATCTGGGATTTGGAGGACTCCATTATTAACCCTGATGGATGGAACGTTATCAAGGCCGCCGAGTATTATACTCAGATCTACTCGGCGTTGGACGACAAAGAGGATGCTGGTTATGATCGGTCCATCACCGACATTTGGGGTAGGGCCTTATCGTACCAGTTTTTCCCCGACTACGAAGAGGCTGGTGTGGCCTTGTGTTTCTCCGATATTAGAAATCTTTCCGACTTTAAAAGCCATAATATGCCTTTCCctattgttgttgctgaCGGCAGAACGCCTGGACTGACGATTATTTCGGGAAACTCGACGATTTTTGAGTTTAatgcttttgaagttggcagTTGGGATCCTTCGCTCTATCAGTTCATGGACACCAAATACTTGGGGActgaattgaagaatggaAAGCCTGTTGATGGCACCTGTGTGGCCGGGTACGATAATGCTGGATTTGTGATTGGTACATCTTCCTCCTTATTCAACCAATTTATCTTGCAATTGAGTTCGGCCAACTTGCCATCGCTCATTAATGGAgtgattgaaaaattgttgaagtcgGTTAGTAGcgatgaagatgacatTGCTATCTACGAACCCAATCCTTTCTATAAGCGTGATATTGGAACTATCAGTCTGATCTCCGAAAACGAAACGTTGTTCTTGGTGGATGGAGGTGAggatcttcaaaatgtcCCATTGCAGCCATTGATTCAGCCTGTTAGGGAAGTTGACGTGATTTTTGCCTACGACAACTCGGCTGATACTGACGAGTCCTGGCCAAATGGAACCTCATTGATATACACCTATAAGAGACAATTCTTGGATCAAGGTAATGGAACCCTTTTCCCATATGTTCCAGATGCTGCTTCGTTCCGtaatttgaacttgacatcCAGACCAGCTTTCTTCGGATGCGATGcctccaacttctccagTTTAGCGTCGGAGGTGGGATCATCCGAACAATACCCTccattggtggtgtacACCGCCAACCGTCCCATGTCTTACTGGTCCAACACTTCTACCTTCAAATTAAGTTATGAGTTGGACGAAAAGCTTGGGGTTATCCAGAACGGGTTTGAAGTGGCCACTAGAGGCAATTTGACATTAgatgaagatttcaagacTTGTATTGCATGTGCCATCATCAAGAGAGCCCAAGATAGATTAAACCAAGAACAAACTGAACAGTGTAAGAGGTGTTTCGAGACTTATTGTTGGGATGGAGCTGTCGATGACGACACCCCAGCAATTAATTTCACTTCAACTGGAACCACCGATGGAAGTGAGTCTTTAGTTTCCAGTAGCTCGAGCAGTGAATCAAGTgacgacgatgacgacGGAGGAAAGAAGAGTTTAGCATCGTCGATAACCATGATGTCATGGATGTTCTACTTTGGCTACAGTTTGTTGTTTTCGGCCTTTGTGTTGGTGTAA
- the TVP38 gene encoding Tlg2-vesicle protein (COG:U; EggNog:ENOG503NVCI), giving the protein MPSIDNYASEPSLADRVRSVGTKYLKLCQKGLDWYKQQTRIKQVLISFAAIIAVALMGALAIFHVYIIKFLIELSDKLAEWKYGPLLLFTLVFFVGFPPLLGFSSLSLLTGMTLDIIPGWALLSTSSITGSFVSFLVYRHLLSDKSHQLLQSNETFKVFAETIRQDNSLLLLVLIRLCPLPYSLSNGALAAIPELSASTYLLASVVTSPKLFAHIFVGHQLKDIGDESNSTTRRVVDGVTVLVTGLASALTTYIIYHKMQIRLHKHRNSEPNGDYNEIIFGDFGDDESGNNLELNSADFDADNFIIDDDNESQVELQSVKANSKSQSPVDPFGDEAGELDTFEVDNTELEAPKSSPSKPGYRDY; this is encoded by the coding sequence ATGCCATCAATAGACAATTATGCATCTGAGCCGTCGTTGGCAGATCGGGTTCGACTGGTAGGTACAAAGTACTTGAAATTATGTCAAAAAGGTCTTGATTGGTATAAACAACAGACTCGGATCAAGCAggtgttgatttccttTGCAGCAATAATTGCCGTCGCTTTGATGGGTGCATTGGCGATATTCCATGTATACATCATCAAATTCCTCATAGAGTTGTCAGACAAATTGGCCGAGTGGAAATATGGCCCGTTACTTCTTTTCACTTTGGTGTTCTTTGTGGGATTTCCTCCTTTACTTGGGTTTTCTTCACTTTCCCTCTTAACGGGGATGACCTTAGACATTATCCCAGGATGGGCATTACTTTCCACTTCTTCCATCACCGGTTCGTTTGTATCATTCCTCGTGTACCGACACTTGTTGCTGGACAAGTCCCATCAATTGCTCCAGTCGAATGAAACTTTCAAGGTGTTTGCTGAGACCATCAGACAAGATAATAGTCTTTTATTACTTGTTTTGATCAGGTTGTGTCCCTTGCCGTACTCGTTGTCAAACGGTGCTCTTGCAGCCATTCCCGAGTTGTCAGCATCCACATACCTTCTTGCATCGGTTGTAACTAGTCCTAAATTGTTTGCACATATATTTGTGGGCCATCAGCTCAAGgacattggtgatgagtccaactccaccacccGACGCGTGGTGGACGGAGTTACCGTCTTGGTGACTGGGCTTGCTTCGGCTCTTACCACGTATATTATCTATCATAAGATGCAAATTCGGTTGCACAAACACCGTAATTCTGAACCCAATGGGGATTATAACGAAATCATATTCGGTGATTTCGGTGACGACGAGTCCGgcaacaacttggagttgaactCGGCCGACTTCGACGCTGACAATTTTAtaattgatgatgataacgaaAGTCAGGTGGAATTGCAGTCTGTCAAGGCCAATTCCAAGTCCCAATCGCCTGTGGACCCTTTCGGGGATGAGGCAGGAGAATTGGATACATTTGAGGTGGATAACACCGAGCTTGAAGCTCCCAAAAGCAGCCCCCTGAAACCAGGATATAGAGATTATTGA
- a CDS encoding uncharacterized protein (COG:T,Z; EggNog:ENOG503P21F), which translates to MDSKLQSYPKIRRSEPSPRVQDSAFPPFKTEHKYRGVYERAGFDIYKGGNNGPHSAGSGGFNGQYHHTNKSSGSTPHSRAESTFSAPASARVASPTFAQHHGSSPNLNRHHLNNKQPPHIMEYQSRAKSHDELQRASLTSPQAAPSFNPYATKTAKTSRTGGYNESRSPRKYSGSTAVPSVLPEEPSVVLNQYSHNAATTGSEFNFSPSPAYNKNLMGLSLDLKHQDSVEDDLSDDTANESTGHSPIFYDTNATSVRLSREMSHSASVATDELLETPEKRNRHVQLGAYKPAESTQFQPKRLSSALDEFKYDMAAHKSPTNEQNNGTYNDVPTPVIRVEAPRLSYSNDHNNPVNIPSQFESFQSSNNQGSNKLNLDYQNFLSGNGTVSDTRKSQLSMVSSIISRESRYSDEEDVEVQRELERQLEALKTGGSTDLLTSSAPTSAPASAPTSAPASAPTFDSAARKAYKADFPEDNEFEEPEQPLAQAAPAPKFDLTSGKVYPSDFPEDNEVEEPQKTLAQPYPALFPEDQESPDIQQEAVYLTQFPEEQQSQQTVGFNDSIHQIEISRQTPTNVPAFQVDPSTPSGLSSHYEDSIEPLSVRHSPTRGREFEFAEAHQTPTYGDHPITRNQEPGHTPSEVRINPREAPEFKYPSGSGPCRACKQKISPTAKGCKKAIYSKTGELTGQWHRECFKCMNKCCDIQFNKSVQCYVLDDEAYCHKHYHLLNGSTCEKCHLGIEGECIENELEQKWHLHCLKCFRCKNSITDDYYLINDLIFCEHDALDIISGQRSFSDVYGNHHNGLSSNDKIEKRRTRLMHIE; encoded by the coding sequence ATGGACAGTAAGTTACAATCATATCCCAAGATCCGCCGACTGGAGCCGTCTCCTCGGGTCCAGGATTCGGCGTTCCCACCATTCAAAACCGAACATAAGTACCGGGGGGTTTATGAAAGAGCTGGATTCGACATCTACAAAGGAGGCAACAACGGACCTCATTCTGCCGGATCAGGTGGGTTTAACGGCCAGTATCACCACACGAACAAGTCCCTGGGCTCGACTCCCCATTCAAGGGCTGAACTGACGTTTTCAGCTCCTGCCTCAGCACGGGTTGCGTCGCCTACTTTTGCTCAGCACCACGGTAGCTCACCCAACTTGAACCGCCATcacctcaacaacaagcaGCCTCCACATATCATGGAATACCAATCAAGGGCCAAGTCTCATGATGAGCTTCAACGTGCGTCGCTTACTTCTCCTCAAGCAGCACCTTCCTTCAATCCCTACGCGACAAAGACAGCAAAGACTTCTCGAACTGGGGGATACAACGAGTCTCGTCTGCCTCGGAAGTACTCGGGGTCCACAGCGGTGCCGTCTGTGCTTCCAGAAGAACCTTCAGTTGTGCTAAACCAGTACTCTCACAATGCGGCTACTACTGGTTCtgagttcaacttctcaCCATCACCAGCGTACAATAAAAATCTCATGGGGCTTTCTCTTGATTTGAAACACCAAGACCTGGTCGAGGACGATTTAAGTGATGACACCGCTAATGAGTCCACAGGACATTCACCTATCTTCTATGACACCAATGCTACATCGGTTAGGTTGTCTCGAGAGATGAGCCATTCAGCAAGCGTTGCTACCGATGAGCTATTGGAGACTCCAGAGAAGAGAAACAGGCACGTGCAACTTGGTGCGTATAAGCCAGCTGAATCTACTCAGTTCCAACCCAAACGGCTATCAAGTGCATTGGACGAATTCAAATATGATATGGCTGCTCACAAATCTCCCACCAATGAACAGAATAATGGAACCTACAACGATGTTCCAACCCCAGTAATTCGTGTTGAAGCACCTCGCCTTTCGTATTCCAATGACCACAATAATCCGGTGAACATACCTTCTCAGTTTGAATCTTTCCAGTCTTCTAACAATCAAGGCTCCAATAAGTTGAATCTCGACTACCAGAACTTTTTGAGTGGGAACGGAACTGTAAGTGACACCAGGAAGAGTCAGTTGTCAATGGTGAGCTCAATTATATCTAGAGAATCCCGCTATTCAGATGAggaagatgttgaagtacAGAGGGAATTAGAGAGACAATTAGAAGCATTGAAAACTGGTGGTAGTACCGATTTACTCACGCTGTCAGCTCCCACATCGGCCCCTGCGTCAGCTCCCACATCGGCCCCTGCGTCAGCTCCCACTTTTGACTCGGCTGCTAGAAAAGCTTATAAAGCTGATTTCCCTGAAGACAACgaatttgaagaaccagagCAACCTCTTGCTCAAGCAGCTCCAGCGCCAAAGTTTGACTTGACTTCCGGAAAAGTCTATCCATCTGATTTCCCTGAAGATAacgaagttgaagaaccacAAAAAACTCTTGCTCAACCATACCCAGCCCTATTTCCCGAGGATCAAGAATCTCCTGatattcaacaagaagCTGTTTATCTAACACAGTTCCCTGAAGAACAACAGTCACAGCAAACTGTCGGTTTCAACGATTCTATTCATCAGATTGAAATCTCCCGGCAAACACCCACCAACGTACCAGCATTTCAGGTGGACCCTAGCACACCATCTGGACTTTCTTCCCACTACGAGGACTCGATTGAACCTTTATCTGTTCGTCATTCACCCACTCGTGGTAGGGAGTTTGAGTTTGCCGAAGCACACCAGACTCCAACTTACGGAGACCATCCAATCACCAGGAACCAGGAACCAGGTCATACCCCGTCTGAGGTCAGAATTAACCCCAGGGAAGCTCCTGAGTTCAAGTACCCATCAGGTTCAGGTCCATGCCGGGCATGTAAACAAAAGATTTCTCCCACTGCCAAAGGGTGCAAGAAAGCCATTTACTCGAAAACCGGTGAGCTTACTGGACAGTGGCATCGTGAGTGTTTCAAATGTATGAACAAATGCTGCGATATccagttcaacaaatctgTACAATGTTATGtgcttgatgatgaagcaTACTGTCATAAACACTATCACTTATTGAATGGGTCTACGTGTGAGAAGTGCCACTTGGGTATTGAAGGTGAATGTATTGAAAACGAATTGGAACAGAAATGGCATTTACATTGCTTGAAGTGTTTTCGGTGCAAGAATTCTATCACAGATGATTACTACTTAATTAATGATTTGATATTCTGTGAACATGATGCCTTGGATATAATCTCCGGGCAACGACTGTTCAGCGATGTCTACGGCAATCACCACAACGGGTTGTCCTCTAATGATAAAATTgagaaaagaagaacgCGGTTGATGCATATAGAATAA
- a CDS encoding uncharacterized protein (EggNog:ENOG503P00Q) — MNNLLVAVSLALANNRRCVVHTCDLDAAVTALKTVVSSADLEAVEVDLKSLLDQNDSLLSSLTTQVSGKRWLRDVLIWRSVEQCTAEQQRQLVGILDQLDGYDTNAHRICPRDTIQIQGQDVFLPVFHTVIMVVEVSGFENGISAAGSMLPTWYKRLKEKFWFSHFYTQDGQDEPRSLQMVDYSKELLKSLAPLQTRLSTDTIDHVSLLARSIVAWSRRTDSGSNTSLYVTPEVCQVAMRKIGYWLVDWQIPGGLFDLSARVPTGKDTEEQLENNRKLVVNMLAGAWYGSEWPYVKEYIQQHEARFDPTSNTGYSNSMIEDSISAVQPPM, encoded by the exons ATGAACAACTTATTGGTAGCAGTCTCATTGGCATTGGCTAACAATCGGCGCTGTGTCGTTCATACGTGTGATTTGGACGCTGCCGTGACAGCCCTTAAAACGGTGGTGTCGCTGGCGGACCTTGAGGCCGTTGAAGTGGATTTGAAGTCActtttggatcaaaatGACTCGCTTCTATCCAGTTTGACCACACAAGTTTCGGGGAAACGGTGGTTGCGGGATGTACTCATATGGCGCCTGGTAGAGCAATGTACGGCCGAGCAGCAGCGGCAATTGGTTGGGATTTTGGACCAGCTCGATGGATATGACACCAATGCCCACAGGATTTGTCCTCGTGATACAATACAAATACAAGGTCAGGACGTATTTCTCCCTGTGTTCCACACGGTCATCATGGTGGTTGAAGTCAGTGGATTCGAGAACGGTATCAGCGCTGCTGGCTCTATGTTACCAACGTGGTACAAGCGACTTAAAGAAAAGTTCTGGTTTTCCCATTTCTATACTCAAGATGGCCAAGATGAGCCCAGGTCGTTGCAGATGGTCGACTATTCAAAAGAACTTCTCAAG TCCCTTGCCCCGTTACAAACCCGGCTACTGACCGATACCATCGACCACGTCTCACTCCTAGCACGTTCTATTGTGGCATGGCTGCGTCGGACCGACTCTGGTCTGAATACTTCGTTGTACGTCACACCTGAAGTGTGTCAAGTTGCAATGCGCAAAATTGGCTACTGGCTAGTCGATTGGCAGATTCCTGGTGGGCTCTTTGACTTATCTGCTCGGGTCCCAACTGGAAAAGATACAGAGGAACAGCTTGAAAATAACCGGAAATTGGTGGTCAATATGCTTGCGGGTGCGTGGTATGGCAGTGAATGGCCCTACGTGAAAGAGTATATTCAACAGCACGAAGCTCGTTTTGATCCCACCAGTAATACTGGATACCTGAATTCAATGATCGAGGATAGTATTTCTGCTGTGCAGCCGCCCATGTAA